The genomic stretch aacaaattaaaagcaTCTAAAATATAATGGAATGTTTCATTCACTTTCAAATTAAGGATTTTTTGAACTATCTACTCTACTATCTCACTCATTCTCCTTATGTTATAAGTTTTATTCACTAAAAATTATCTTAATATTGAGAAAGTGAAAAACCTCATCCGAGAGATGTGTTTTTTTGTTATTGTACTGATTTTTAATTCAAGAGTTTAGCCCTTTTGTGATGTTGTAATAGACTTAAAGACCACATAATTTAAAGTCGAACAAGAATAATTTATTGGTGTAGTCTCTCTATATTCTATCTCTTTATTTCCTACCATCTTTTATCTTTTTCTGTTGCTTAATCTCTGCTTCTACCCTCTCCTAAAAAgtttttgaaattcaaatatcacaattcacacccctttcttgtgtttagAGTCGTTTATTCAACATAATATTCTAATAAAAAGTATCAATTTAAAAGTGCCAGAATCAATTCTAAAACTTCTTCCGCTTGAGCCTTGAGTAGTGGTCTAAGGGCAACACTATTTGTGTTGCATTTCACCCATAGGAGAAAGGAGGTTGCTATATCATCTTTTTTATCATGTCAACATTGGAAATGGGCATAGGGGGTTTGAGAGTTTCATCAAATGTTTTAAGAATTGAGAAGTCTTTGATGGAGTTGAATAAAACTATTTTTGGTCCATTTCCAGATAAAGAAACATTTGAAATAATTGAGTTTAAAGCATTCTTCCAATGAATAATTTTTCTATTAAATCTATGTTGATTTTTGCAAAATCAAATGATGTTCAGAATATTCACAATTACAGACATGATAACTATTTAGCATAGCTTGAACCAAACTCTTTGAGTTATATTCATAATCTCTATGAATGATAGGAAAACACTTTGCGACATCAAATAACCAATGCCAAATTTGAAAAGTAAACTTTTAGGACAAAAACAAATGGTTGGTTATTTCGGTCATCTCATTTAGATCATACATACATGGAAGATTAAAACCTATTTGATCATGTTGTTATTTATGGTTACCTTGTTATGCATAATTCTTTAAACTAACAAAGACTTTGATGGATGAACGTCTTTTAACCATATGAGCTTGACCCATTTAAATATTGTCTAGTTGGGCAATGAAAATTATAAGCATCTTTGTATGTTGTCTTGCCAACAATGGTGTGTTTCTAAATAAAAGAGTTGTTTCTTTCTTCAAAAGGAATGGTGACATCTTGAAATAGTTGAATCATACCTGGAATGAGTTAAGCTAACTAATGAGAGACATTCTAACTAGATCTTATGATGAACTCCTTAACTTTTACTTGAAGAGAATGTTGAATCTCATGACGCATGTTCAAGATATTTGTAATTGGATTACTTAACTAGGAGTTAATCTAAATGTAGATAAAGTTGTTGTTTCTTAGCAGCCAACTAAAATTATCTAAGATGATCTCAAACAAAATTATAATCCCAAATCATTTAGAAAATAATGATATCTTATGGTTTAATGGTTTCAAATGACTTTATTGATAAGAAAATGAGCCTATGAAATATTAGATTGAATTAGGTACCAATACTGTTTTATAGGTTAGTATCTATGTTCATTTTAAAAAGAAGTTTGATCTCTAAACGTTCCTCAACACTCAATAATAGAGTACACGAGTATACAATTTATGTAAAGTAAGTGTAACTAATCTCATATAACACCCTTAAAATAAAATTTCTCATGCAtgtttctaatttattaataaagtTTTGACTTAGAAAGCCTTAATAAAAAATAGactataaataaataatgaaactaTAAATGAACATGAATGTCACTCATCATAATTTGAGTTCTTGATGCAATAAAAATAGGAGTGATGCTTTCAATGTGCACTTCCTTTGTCTTACTACAAGTTTCATTCTATCAATATTTATATATCttaaattgtttatatttttgaaatatatcTGTATAGCTCCTATTAACTTTTCCACAAATAAATAAATCCGATAATTATAAAGTGGAATTATATTTCCCATATTTTTGGGTaagttgaaaaagaaatttgGATGGCAATATCAAGGCCACATGGTAGGTATTTTGAGGAGTGCACTCACAAGTTGCAGAAAACATCCACCATTTACATAACGACACGTGCCTCAATCGCAACggatatttttttcattaaatcaACCAATTCATTTCCACCATCATCTCAACCCAATCCACTTTCCCTTCTCTCCCAACAAACCCTCACTCCCCCACCATGGACCGCCGTTTCATCTTCGCCCTCTTCCTCTTCGCCGCCGCAGCAACCGCCGCAACCGATAATACCAACAACGACGACTTCATCATCCGTCAAATCGTCGACAAAGAAGAAGATCACCTACTAAACGCCGAACATCACTTCACTTCCTTCAAGTCAAAGTTCAGCAAAACCTACGCGACGAGAGAGGAACACGATTACCGATTCGGCGTGTTCAAGTCGAATCTCATCAAAGCGAAGCTCCACCAGAAGCTCGATCCTACCGCGGAGCACGGGATAACTAAATTCTCCGATTTAACGGCGTCGGAGTTTCGCCGTCAGTTTCTCGGACTCAAGAAACGTCTCCGTTTGCCGGCTCACGCTCAGAAGGCTCCGATCCTCCCTACCAACAACCTCCCGGAGGATTTCGATTGGCGTGAGAAAGGCGCCGTTACTCCCGTCAAGAACCAGGTATGTTCAACTTGTTATACTTAAatcttaattataattaattaataattaattaatgattaattagaaataattataatattttttaactaattgatttgatttggtttgactAGGGTTCATGCGGTTCATGTTGGGCGTTTAGCACAACTGGAGCTTTAGAAGGAGCACACTATCTGGCTACTGGGAAGCTAGTAAGCCTTAGCGAACAACAGCTTGTGGATTGTGATCATGTGGTTAGTTTCTTTCTCTTGATGATTTatcgtttttttatttatttaattgtaattGTTTTTAAGCTTCTTTTCATTTTGTTGTATATGATTTGTGGGGATTGTTTGTTTGATTAAACCTAACTTATGAATCTGAATTAAAATTAAACCAATAATTGGTTTAGACTCTTTTTTTAGATGTTTTGCTCTAACTTTTCTcactgattattatttatttttatatttaatatgttGTACAAGGATATTATGTGTTTATGGATTACAAACCCGGTGTGAACTCAATTGAACCAACCTCTATATTGAGTTGGTTGTTGTTTGGATgtgatgaaataaattttataattcaaaGAAGATCAAACCTAATAACTTTATTGATTTGGAAATGGTAAGCATAATTTTCTTTAGCTTGGTAGaaagtgattttttttggaacGAAAGTTTTCTATGTGCCGAGAGATTTATGATTGCATTTATGGGGTCTTAGCTTTTAACCAAATAAATCAACTTTTCATATATTAGTTATGTTTCATTTTGGATTGAGTAATTTACATGGATAGTAATGTGTTCTTGTCTAAGTGCTGAAAATTATATGATTATAAACTATGCACCCTCTACTAGAATAAAATGTAAATTTAAAGATTTTGTGAGAAGTAGATGTATTTGGTCTTCATTTTTGACCAAATACAGAATTTTCACATATCATTTTTGTTTGTATTTCATTCTAAAGTAAGTAATTTATATGGATACTGTCCTGCTTCTTGGAAGGCAGAGCTGTACCACCTGCAAAGTTtatatttttcaaagaaaaacaAGTTATAAGCACAATTTTGTAATGTAAGTTTTAACATGGGTGTCCTTGCTTTTCAAGTCCCTTGCTTCCTGTATTCCCATGTGCTGTCCTTCGTATAATGTATATTAATTATGAATTTATGGTAAAAATCTTGCAGTGTGATCCAGAGGAAGCTGGTGCATGTGACTCGGGCTGTAATGGTGGATTGATGAACAATGCATTTGAATATTTACTCGAGTCTGGGGGAGTGGTTCCAGAAAAGGACTATGCTTACACCGGAAGAGATGGCTCATGCAAATTTGACAAAAGCAAAGTTGTTGCATCTGTATCTAATTTCAGTGTGGTTTCCCTAGACGAAGACCAAATTGCTGCAAATCTAGTAAAGAATGGCCCTCTTGCAAGTAAGTAATTGTTCTTAACAAAAGAATTTTAGATATATCATGTATTTGTTTGATCATCTTATTTTTTGTTCTGAAGATACAGATTCAAAGGCATATTGTAGTAGTACTGACTTATACTCTATTTGGTGCAGTTGCTATTAATGCAGCATGGATGCAGACATACATGAGTGGCGTCTCATGCCCATACGTCTGTGCAAAAGCGCGTTTGGACCATGGTGTTCTTCTAGTTGGCTTTGGAAAAGGTGCTTATGCTCCCATTCGATTGAAGGAAAAGCCTTACTGGATCATTAAGAACTCTTGGGGAGAGAATTGGGGAGAACAGGGATATTACAAGATCTGCAGAGGTAGAAATGTCTGTGGTGTCGACTCAATGGTTTCAACTGTAGCTGCAGCTCAACCCAACCATTGAATACAGGGATGCTGATTCTAGTCTGTCTTCATCTCATGTGACACTAAGTTAGTTGAATTTGTGTAAATATATTATCATGAAGTTGTGAATGTTTCTACTGGTCAGGGCAAAACTATCTCTAAGTAGTATCAAGAGATTGCCACGATCATGTTATTTCAGTAGTTGGTAATTATGTCTCCCTTCCTGTTACCGTGGTGGTGTTTATCCTTAGCCATGGCAGAATAGCAGGTAAATGAACTGGAAAATAATTATGAACTTTATTATCCTTTGAGTTTATGGAACAacatatgtaatatatattattaggtTATATTGATCATCATGCTAGAAATAAACAGtgtacttttcaatataccaaAAATTCATATCTGAGAACTTTAAATAAACATTACTGTACAAGAGTAAGTAATTTTTCAACCCAAAGTTGCATTGTGCAGCTACAAGCTGGAGTGACATAAAGGGATAGATAGCATCTTAACCTCAATGAAATCTTTCCGGAACTCTCACCATTTAAGCATCAAAGAATGTTAAACCTAGTTCAGTTCATACTTCATACAAGCCTAGAAGGGGAATTTACACCCTGCTTACGTTGtacaaaatcaaaattataaattGTTTTCACAAAGTAACTAGGGTTTTGGTATCTTAAAATATACCTCCTGTTATTACCACATCATAACACAGAGAACTCATCAGGCCAGAAATAAAACCCTACTAAAATACACTTGAAACTTCTGATTCTCTAAGCTACCAAGAAAAATGTCAGGGGTAATTTTTGCAACAACTAACATAAGTTTGGATATACACGTCGATAAAATAATTTGTATTGTTCGAAAGTGCACTTCATGTCTTCCCAATCAACCTTAAAATGATATCTGATTTTTTAGAAACTAAGGGAGGTAAAAAGTAGGATTCCAATTTTCCAAACATGTTAGACACAACTCTTAAGGCCCATCCACAACAAGAGTTAAGATAATTTATTTCTTTCCCCCACCTTACATAATTTTCAAATCCCATAATAACTATTTTTTAAGTAACACCTCTAAATAATGAGGAGGACATGGAAAATAAGAGTATTTCTCTTGTTTGGAAATGATATTTTGGTAAATTTTCAGCGTACTTTTTCTATTTGATATGAGAATTTTATTCTTTATCCGAGCTAATAGTAGTTTGAGAGTCCATGATCGAGATCTTTGAGGTTGTGTTCCTTTCCTTTTCGTGTGTTTTTGGTAGATGTTTGTCAATAGTGGTTCACATTTTCTAAGTTCTAGTTTGGTGTCCGCTTTAGAGGCGTTGGTTAttaatcttttatttttgtttctctCGTGTTCCCCTTTGTGGGGATTGAACACGTCTCTATTAAATTTATGATGTATCACGAATTTTGtttttacttaattttttttttatatttgtacaTTATAtattttcctttaaaaaaattgCAAGGGTGAtaagttttagaaaaaaaaaaggatcaaaaaatgaaattaaacaaattaaaaagtaaaaaaatttacaaaactTGCGAATAGATCtttataaattttcaaaacttaTATAT from Vicia villosa cultivar HV-30 ecotype Madison, WI linkage group LG4, Vvil1.0, whole genome shotgun sequence encodes the following:
- the LOC131596637 gene encoding cysteine proteinase 15A, with product MDRRFIFALFLFAAAATAATDNTNNDDFIIRQIVDKEEDHLLNAEHHFTSFKSKFSKTYATREEHDYRFGVFKSNLIKAKLHQKLDPTAEHGITKFSDLTASEFRRQFLGLKKRLRLPAHAQKAPILPTNNLPEDFDWREKGAVTPVKNQGSCGSCWAFSTTGALEGAHYLATGKLVSLSEQQLVDCDHVCDPEEAGACDSGCNGGLMNNAFEYLLESGGVVPEKDYAYTGRDGSCKFDKSKVVASVSNFSVVSLDEDQIAANLVKNGPLAIAINAAWMQTYMSGVSCPYVCAKARLDHGVLLVGFGKGAYAPIRLKEKPYWIIKNSWGENWGEQGYYKICRGRNVCGVDSMVSTVAAAQPNH